ACATTCTGTCGCCGTGGTGGGTAATGACTTCCCTCGCTCTGATAACGGAGACGAAATTAAACTTGCCTCTGTTGAAAAGACGATGCGCAGGAAGCACTGCCCTGGTCTCCCCCAAATCGTAGATGGTTTTCAGGGAGCGCATGTACACTTCCAGGCCGTAAGCGCTGGCTGGATTGCTAAACGCAGACGGAATCTCCCGCATTACGTGATCAGAGTAGCCAGCCTTGGTGGTCGGGTGAGGCGTAATCTCGGGTAGAACATGGTCCCCTGTGAACACCACCCCATCAAGTGTCAGGCACAGCTCATCTGGAGAGTGACCCGGAGCGTAGATCACATTCAGATCTCCGATCGAATCCCCGTCTCCCACTTCATGGTGCACGGTGAGGCCCTTCCGGGCTTCGACGTATCTTCTGTTCCTGGCAGCATATGACTCGCTACGTCGGTCACTGTTGCCGGAAACCACTCGGTTCATTTCCGCGTGCAAAGGAGACGACGAGCGGTCTTGAACTTCCCAAGGACTGAATGGAATAAGAGCAGCGTACATCGTATGCGCATGCAGCTTTGCAGCTGCTGCGTCAACGAGCTCAGCGGTTGAGCCATCGTGGTCGGAGTGGCCGTGTGTGACGATTACACGATCAATGTCACTGACTGACAGCCCTGCGACACGCAGGCCGTCCTCCACTTCTGGGAATGAGCCTTGTGCGCCGGGGTCAATCAGGGTGGTGCCATCGTCTTCATACACATAGCACCACGTGGGACCGGTCCTCGAGGGCCAGTCCTGAGGTACGCCAATGGCGTGAATTACGTGCCCGTTCTGCGTAACGATGCGCAGAACCATCCTGTTGCCTTGCGGGTCACCTACGCGAAGAGTATCCACGGAGGCGAATAGACCAGACATCAGGCGGCTCTCCTAGCGTGCAGCGGCGTCAAAGGTGCTGTGAGGAAGTGAAGAGTGGGGTGAGCGAAGGGATTCGAACCCTCGATCTCCAGGGCCACAACCTGGCGCCTTACCGCTTGGCCACGCCCACCCACCGGCCCCTGAATGTGGTCAACGAAACAGAGTTCAATCGGGCTAGGCGGCCCCGTTTTCCTCGGGCAACTCCATGATCTCGTGAAGATCCCTGCTAGTCAGGGCCTCCAGAAGTTCTGAGACGATGATGTCTTTCTTGGTATGGTGACGCAGAGGCAGGTTCGGATCGACGCTGTAGACATTACGGCGTCCAGACTTGCGACGAGTGATGTAACCGGCCTCTTCCAGGTCGGATATAATTTTGTGGGTGGTTCTTTCCGTAACCCCGATACTGAGTGCAATCTCTCGTGCTGTACTCGTCGAGTTATGAGAGATGTAGCTAAGCACCAATCCGTGGTTCGTAATGAAGGTCCACCGTGAGGTTTTGTTCATGGCAATGGGCCTCCACGAGAGTTACATCAAAGCCTAGCACAGAAATGCTAAGCCATTCAATTTAACAATCCAGATCCGCATCTGCGAGGGTTGAGGCTAGCTCCACCAGGGTACGTACAGGCACTCCGGTCGAGCCCTTGGGGTTGATGCCTTTGGCCGTCGTAGTCCTGGTTGTCGCTGCGATGTCGAGGTGAGCCCACTTGGAGTCGCCTGCGAACTCACCAATGATCAGCGCACCGGTTATCGCGCCGGCTCCCCTGCCGCCTGTGTTCCTGATGTCAGCAATGTCACTCCGGTACTCCTCAGAATATGACGAGAATGTGGGAAGCTGCCACATTCTCTCGCCAACCCCGTTACCTGCCCCGACTACAGTGTCGACCCACTCCTGGTCGTTTCCGAAAACGCCAGTAGCGCCATTTCCGAGCGCCACGCCGACCGCACCGGTAAGTGTTGCGACATCGACGATTCTGGTCAATCCGTTTTCGACTGCGTAGCAGAGGGCATCAGCTAGTACCAGTCGACCCTCGGCGTCAGTGTTGCCAATCTCGATTGTCTTGCCGTTCATGGCCCGCACGACGTCACCAGGACGTTGCGCACGGCGGCCCGGCATGTTCTCTGTAGCTGGCACTATTCCCCATACATTGATCCTGGGCTTCAGGGCACCGATGGCCTTCATGGCTCCGATAACACATGCACCGCCGGACATGTCGCTCTTCATCGTGAGCATTCCCTCGGCAGACTTGAGGTCCAGCCCTCCGCTGTCGAATGTAATGCCCTTTCCGAGCAATCCAAGGTTGTTGTCCCGGTTGTCAGGATCGCCTTCGTACCTGATCACTATAAACTTCGGCGGCTCTTCCGTCCCCTGTGCGACGCCTGCGAACGACCCCATTCCAAGGGCTTCAATGTCGGCTCGATCCAGAACCGTCAGGTCCATTCCTCCCTCTCTGGACACATCCAGAGCGATCTCTGCCATCCTCGTTGGCGTCATGTGGTTGGCGGGCTCGTTGCCCATCTCTCTGGCCAGATTCACTGCACTGGCGATTACTGTGCCTCGTTTCGCACAGTGGGATATCTCATCAAGCTTCGTCTGATCGAATTCGACAATATTCACGGCGCTGATCGACGAGTCATTGCTGTTGGACTTGTATTTCTCGAATGAATAGAGTCCCAGGGTAGTGCCCTCAGCTGCGGCCTGTGCGCACTCACCTGCACCCAGGCCACCAATGCCAGCGCCATGGAGGATGGTCGAATAGCTCTCCACACCTTTGGAGGACAGTAGTCGTGCAGTCTCGGCGTGGACGCCCCTGGCGATGTCGGAGGTGAAATCTGACGACTTACCAAGTCCTGCCACGACAACACGCTTGGCTGGTAGCCTTCCCAAAGAGTAGATGAGCGTGCTCTCACCTCGCTTCCCAGTTATGTCGCCCTCGCTGATCAGGTCGGTGATGGCTCCGCCCAGTGCGGAGTCAACTGCTCCTGTCGCGCCTCCAGGCTGCGACACGCCTTCGAACAGGTTTACGACTATTGCAGCGTCTTCGCGCTCAGCGATGTTCCCTTGAATTACATTTATGTCCATGATGATCCTCCGTTTGGGGTAATCGTCAGTCATTATATGGCAAGAAACCATAAGTGACTTAGGGCTCTGCTATAATCGCCCAGATTTCTAACTGTCAGGATGGCCCTAGCTGCACTCGGAACTTACCCAGGAGACTACCCATGCCCAGCCCTCAGTCAGACTACGAACGGCAACTGGTCGCAAGAGCTCACAGAGTACTCCCAGGCGGAAACCTCGGCAACGTTAGTCAAGACATAGTAATCGCGAGGGGCGAAGGTAGCCGCATATGGGACTCCAGCGGCAACGAGTTTATCGACTACCTGCTCGGGTCAGGCCCAATGTTAATTGGACACAGTCATCCCGAGGTGATTGAAGTCGTCCGCGAGCAGTTGGCGAACGGGACTACATTCTTCGCAAACAACGAGCATGCTATAGAACTCGCCGAAGAGATCGTCAACGCAGTTCCTTGCGCTGAGAAGGTCAGATTCAGCTCCACTGGCACCGAAGCGACCCTATATGCGATGAGAGCTGCAAGGGCTTACAGAGCCAAGGACAAGATTCTCAAGTTCGAAGGTGGATTCCACGGGATGAATGACTACGCGCTTATGAGCGTGTTTTCGGCGAATCCAGACGGGTATCCACATCCATCGCCGGACTCCGCCGGAATCCCCAGGTCGATCCAGGATGAAGTGCTCATAGCGCCTTTCAACGATCTGGAGAAGGCCGGGGAGATTATCGAACAGTACCACGACGAAATCGGCGGGATCATAGTCGAGCCATTCCAGAGGCTTATACCTCCGCAGCCCGGATTCCTCCAGGGACTTCGGAACCTGGCCGACGAGTATCAGATACCACTGATCTTCGATGAAGTGGTCACGGGGTTCAGGTTCGCGTATGGAGGCGCCCAGGAGTTCTACGGTGTCAAACCGGACATCTGCACCCTGGGTAAAGCCGTCGCAGGGGGCTTCCCGCTTACCGCGATTGCGGGCAGCGACGAGATCATGTCACATATGGACTCCGAGGCGGTCTCATCTGACAACTTCATGCCGCAGATCGGCACACTAAGCGGCAATCCAATAGCAGCAGTTGCAGGTCTCAAGACGCTCGAGATTCTACGCAGGCCGGGGACGTACGAGGGCATGAGGGCAACTGGGAACCAGCTAAGGACAACCCTCCAGAATATGCTCGACGAAGCGGAGATACCTGCGAAGGTGACCGGCGAAGACGTGCTGTTCGACGTGTTCTTCACTGACCAGGAGATCACCAACCACAAGGACACACTCACATCCGACTCAGCGACCATGAGTAAATTCAACGCCGGTGTTGTTGAACGCGGCGTGTTCAAAGGGGCATCCAAGTTCTACATCTCAGCCGCCCATACTGAGACGGACGTAGAGCAGACACTTGAGGCTTTCAGGGGCGCAGTAGAAGAGCTCCGCTGAAGTCAAAGTCCCTGTGGTGACTTCCACACATGACGGCCACTAGAGGGCCTTGTGTTTTCGCGCTGCCCTAACTATGGGGGCTGCGTAATCATCTTGAAGTCATGCTACTGTGTATTACGTATTTCGTAGGTGTTGCCAGTTTATGTAACCGATTTTCACTAATCATAGCTGGCATAAAATCTTTACACACGAATATTGCCAAAACATATACGTTCTCACGCTTGACAATTTTCGAAACAGATCATAAATTTAGAGGCGTGGGCTCCGGGGGGATATGCCCAATCCGCTAATGGATAGAAAGCGATTATGCAGCGTGAAAGACCGTTGCATTCGCCTCTCCGGCCAGGTCAACTGGCATCGTTCAACTGCATGACCCAACGACTACGGGTCACCTTGCTAGACGTGCAAGATTTAATGCGCCCGTATGTGGCGACTTGCGCACTTTCGATGTCTCTGGGAGCACCCTACTCGGGTGGCGCCAGCCTGGGCCGTGAACGACCGCGCGTAGGTGCGCGCTAGTGGAAAACGCTGTCTCCACCCACCTACGTGAGATTCATTTGAGATTCTGTATTTCATTTCTTGGAGGTTGCACAGGTGGATGTTGGGAATACGTCAATCAACTTGGTTAAAGATGGCACATTTATGGTCGACGGTGGAGTAATTTTCGGGCAGCTCGCCCGCACCCAGTGGGAACAGTTCATTAAGCCCGACCGCCGGAACAGGATTCGCCTGGGTCTGAACGCAGTACTCGTCAGGACACCAGGCCTCAATATTCTGGTCGACACCGGTGCCGGCAGCAAAAGAATGGTGGAGCTGAAGGCTGATTACAGCCTGAACGGCAACAAGCTGACAAAAGGGTTGAAGTCTTTTGGCCTGACGGCGAGGGACATCGACATAGTTGTGCTCACCAATCTCCAATTCGAGCACAGCGGGGGTTGCACCAAGCTAGACCGTACCGGGGCAGCTATTCCGATGTTTCCCAAAGCCAAATACCTGGTGCAGAAGGCGTCATGGGAGGCAGCAAACTCACCCAATGAGCGCTACGCCCAATCCTTCTACGAGGACGACTTCGAGCCACTAGCGGACCGCGACCTGATCGAGTTCGTGGATGGCAACAAAGAGATCGCCCCGGGTGTCAGTGTGAGGCTGATGGAGGGCCCATCGAGGGGGAACCAGGTCGTGTTCATCGAGTACGGCAGCGAACGAATCATCTACGCCGGCGACCTCATCCCTACCCCATTCCACCTACCCTTGCATCACATACCGGCCACGGCCGAATTCCCTAACGACACGCTGGTGCAGAAGCGCGAGCTACTGGAAATGGCAATGGGTGACGGGTGGATGATCGTCTTCGGGCACGGGAACGACTGCAACGCGGCCTACGTACAGGACCGAGGCGGCGTGCCTCAGTTGGTACCAGTGGAAGTCTAGGAGAAGCTACAGAGGGTTGACCTCTGCAGTCATCCAGTCGCCGTCTAAAGCCGTCAGCTTAGATTGCATGATTCGATTGGAGAGGTCGGCCTCATTCGTTGTACGCACACGAATGTAGTTGTCCGTAAGGCCAGACCAGACTCGATGGCCTCGACGGCCTCCATTTGTCGGTCTCTCCCACAGCACTGCCCTGCTCTGCCTGAGGAAACTACTTCTGAATTGCATCGACAGGTCAGCGGCAACGACCGCAAGCTCGGAAATGCGCTCCGCCTTTACCCTGGGGTCAATCTGTCCTTCAAGATAGGCCGCGCTAGTTCCTGGACGAACCGAATACGGGAAGAAGTGCACCGAGGCCAGTTCCGATTCAACACACGTTGCCAGGGTATTTTGGAAGTCTGAATCGGACTCCCCTGGAAATCCCACAATGACATCCGCGGTAATGGCCACATCTGGGACGGCGTCGCGAATCCGGCCCACAGTTTCAAGGAACTCTGCGGCATGGTATTGGCGCCTCATCCTCTTGAGGGCAGCGTCACTGCCGCTCTGAAGTGGAACGTGGAAGTGGGGGCACAGTCGCGTGTCCGTCCACAGATTCAGGAACTCATCAGATATGTCCTGGGGCTGGAGAGACGAGATCCTGATTCTTGGGATATCGGTCTCTTTAAGCAGGCTCTGGACCAGCAAAGTCAGGTCGACACCTGGTAGATCGAAACCGTACGAACCTAGTTGAGTCCCCGTAAGTACAACCTCCTGGCAGCCTGCCTCGCCATAGGAGTTGGCAGATTCGACTATCTGCCTGAGAGGGACGCTTCGCTCCCGGCCTCGAACCTTGGGAACGATGCAGTAAGCACAGACCTGGTCACAGCCCTCCTGGATCTTGATCATCGCCCTTGAACGCAGCCTGAGCAGAGGCTGGAGGGCACTGTCATCCCCGATCGCACAGGCGGTATCTGGCCCTTGGGAAGCGTCCTCCAGCATCGCGACCAGGGACTCCTTGTCGGCGTTCCCGACGACAAAGTCGACCTCCCGCATCGTGCGGAGGTCTCCGGGGGCACGTTCGGCATAGCATCCCGTTGCAACTACTGTTGCGTTCGGATTGCGTCGCTTCGCAGCCCGAGCGGCCTGTCTGGCCTTTCGATCAGCTACGTGAGTCACGGTACAGGTATTGAGGACGTAAACGTCAGCCGGCTCGTCCTGGGATGTCAGTACATAACCGGCCTCGACGAATTCCCTGGCCAAGACCTGCGTGTCGGCTTGATTGAGCTTGCACCCGTGCGTTTCCAGACACACGGTCTTTTGCGCTCCCCCACTGTCGATATTCTTAGCCGTTTCGATGCCCCCAAAATTGGATCAATGTATACTAGCACGGTGCTCACCAGCCATCACAACGAGCCGGTAAGCAAAGTGAAAGTAACAAACCCGTGACTGTAGACCCCTCGGACACCAGCATAAATCCCTGGCTGGACAGGGTCCGGCGGATGACAGAGCTTAGAGACGAAGCGGCCGACTTCATTCGGCGCGCAGGTTCGCTTTTGCCTGCGGCCGACTCCGACGTTGAGCTTGTCTGTCGGCTGTGGACCATTGCAGATGAGCACGACACGTTCATCTGCGAGGCCATGCAGAAGTTCAACGACGCAGTGTTCGAAACCACGGGAGAGTTGGAAATTACCCGGGGCGCTGAACCGATCACCGCCCCTGAAGGCAGTGTCTCACTCTCTTATATTTGCACGTGGACACTTGCGCGACCTGATTCACAAGGCGCGAGCGTGGTGCTGGCAGCCGACCAGGTATCGGGACGACTGATGTTTGAGATAAGGGACTCCACTGGCGCTGCGCGCAATATTGGCTTTCCAATTGACGAAGACGAAAGCCTCTACGAGGCATTAACATCCAGCTTCTTCGCCATGTACAGCCAGTCCGCACAGCCCTAGGGGTCACGCCGGAGGCGGGGAGCAATTCCGGCCACAGGGAAAACGGTGCACCTACTTGGTATAATCAACCGGCCTATCCGGACGAATCTGCGCTGGGCACTCGCAACTGGCGGCGCCCTACCCTCCGAGGGAGACTTAACTTGATGCACGCAAACAGAGTCGTTGTAACAGGAGTCGGTGTCGTCAGCCCCCTGGGGCTGGACGCAGGTTCAACCTGGAAGAATCTCCTGGCGGGAAAGTCAGGCGTTGATCAGATCACAGCTTTCGACACGGAAGGCCACGGGACAACAATCGCGGCCGAGGTCAAGGACTTCGATCCGGACTCGATAGTCGGCAGGAAGCAGGCGCGAAGGATGGACAGGTTCGTCCAACTTGGTGCAGCGGCCGCCCTCGAGGCCGTAGACGCGGCAGAGATAAGCGTTACTCCAGATAACCAGACAAGGGTCTCCGTGATGATGGCCAGCGGAATTGGTGGCCTCATCACTCTTGAGAGCCAGATCGGAGTGCTCGGCAATCGAGGACCTAACCGTATCTCGCCGTTCCTGGTCCCTATGATGCTTCCGGACATGGCATCGGGTCAGATCTCAATGATTCTTGGAGCAAAAGGGCCGAACTACAGCACAGTGTCGGCGTGTTCAAGCGCTGCAGACACAATAGGTCAGGCATTCGAAGCCCTCAGGAGGGGTGATGCTGACGTTGCGGTTGCTGGCGGTTCAGAAGCAGCCGTCTGCCCTATCGGGGTTGCTGGATTCAATGCCTGCCATGCACTCTCAAAGAGAAACGACGAACCGGAACGAGCCTCCCGTCCCTTCGACGCCGAAAGGGATGGATTCGTGATGGGAGAAGGCGGAGCCGCACTGGTGCTTGAAACCTTGGAACACGCCGTAGCGAGGGGTGCCGAGCCTATTGCAGAACTCTCCGGCTACGGCTCCACTGCTGACGCCCATCACATTACTCAACCAGCCCCGGAGGGTGAAGGTGCAGCTCGCGCAATGCGAAACGCCTTGAACCAGGCCAAAGTTCAGCCAGACGAGATTGGCTACATCAACGCACACGGAACATCGACTCCGCTGAACGACAAGTATGAGACGATGGCAGTCAAGGCCGTGTTCGGTGAAGAGGCATACAACATACCTATCAGCTCTACAAAGTCCATGACAGGCCACCTCCTTGGCGCCAGTGGCGCCCTGGAAGCAGCAGTGACAGTGTTCGCGCTCTCCAAGTGGGCGATCCCGCCTACGATCAATCTTGAGTCGCCCGACCCTGACTGCGACCTTGACTACACACCTCACATGCCGAGGCGGGGCCGTATTAGAAGCGCCATGAGCAACTCCTTCGGCTTCGGAGGGCACAACGCCTCCCTGGTCTTCCAGGAGTTCGCAAGCTAGATACCAACTAACCAAGCGGCGTTCCGGGAGAATGAAATGAAACCTAACTGGGCCATCCTCCCGACAGTACCTGCGTCCGTTGTCCGCGAAATCGGTCTGCCTCAGGCACATTGCCAGCTGCTGTACAACCGTGGCCTGACTACCGGGGCCTCCGTTCAGGAGTTCCTGTCCCCTGACACTTCTCATTCGCACGACCCCTGGCTGATGCCAGACATGGATGCTGCTGTAAGCCGATTGATCACGGCAGCTGAACAGGGTGAGACGATCGGCGTATTCGGAGATTTCGACATCGACGGGATCAGCGGTACAGCCGTCATGTCGACCGCTCTCCGCGATCTAGGCGCGGATGTCGTATCGTACATTCCAGACCGGGTTGCCGAAGGCCACGGCCTGGGACTGGAGGCAGTACAGTCCCTTGCGAGTCGAGGGGTGACCCTGCTGGTAACCGTGGACTGTGGTTCGACCTCCGAATCAGAAATAGAAGAGGCTTCCGACCTCGGTGTGGACACGATAGTCACGGACCACCACCTCCTATTGGACCAACCTCCCTACCCTGTCGTCGCCATGGTCAATCCGAGACGGCCCGACTCGGAATACCCATTCGAGCACCTCACTGGCGCCGGCACAGCCTACAAAGTGGCGCAGGCCCTCTACCGCTACAGGGATAGGCAGGAACCACCCGAGCTTCTCGCACTCACCGCCCTCGGAACCGTGGGCGACGTCGGGCCTCTTCAGGGGGAAAACCGTTACATCGTCGCTGAGGGGCTACGAAGGATGAACGCCAGCCCTTCTGTTGGTTTGGAGGCGCTTACAGCAGTCTCCGGCATTGGAGGACAAAACCTGGACACGGGTTCGCTGTCATTTCAGATCATCCCGAGACTGAACGCCCCCGGGAGGTTGGCCGATCCAGGGATCAGCCTGAGCCTGCTCACGACAACTGACCTGGCTCAGGCCAGGTCAATGGCTTCTCAGATCGACAGGCTAAACGCGGTACGTAGAACCGCAACCGAGAAGGGCGTTAAACAGGCGGAAGGCCAGATTCTCGAGAGATGGGGCGACGAAATTCCGGGAATCGTAATGGTGGGAAGGCGCGACTGGAGTGACGGCATAGTTGGCCTGATTGCCTCACGTATTGCTGAGACGTACACCAGACCTGTGATTGCGGTCGCGGTGGGTGATCAACTTAGCAGAGCGAGCGCGCGGAGCATCGACGGCTTCAACCTGATGGAAGTAATCGAGCCTGCAGGCCACCTTATGACTCAATTCGGGGGACATGAGCAGGCGGCTGGGTTCACTATTCCGAACGAAAACCTGAGCGAGTTGGCCCAGCAATTGGAATCAGTTCAGGTCTCTCAGGGAATCCAGTCAGGTAAGCCCAGAATTGAAATTGATATGGTCTGCGATCCATCAGCCTTGGAACGTGACATGTTCGAGTTTACTGAGAAGCTGGCGCCATTCGGAAAGGACAATCCAAGGCCCAAGTTCGCTGCGAGTGGGCTTCGGGTAGTGGACTCTCGATCCGTGGGTTCGGGGAAGCACCTCAAGCTCAGGGTCGCAGATGACAAGAGGACCTGGGACGCGATAGCGTTCCGAATGGGCGACCGAATCGCGGAGGCGCCCACCGGTTCGAGCATCGATATCGTCTATGAGATGGAGACGAACGTCTGGAATGGACGCACGAGTCTTCAACTCGTGGTCGAAGACTTCGAACCTACCCAACAGCCTCGACTAATCTAGCGTCGGTCCTGCCTGCGGCGCTGGGCCCTTGTGCGACTGTCTCTTGGCTGCACATCTTCAGGCTCGACAGCAACCTCGCCTGCCGGCACAGGCCGTGCCTTGATTAGCAGCAGCGGCACAGTGATCGCGAGTACCAGCAACGCGATGTAGTGCGCTTCCTGCATTCCAAACGCCCAGATCCGGTCTTCACGCAAGAATGTGATTCCGAATCGACCTATGGAGTACAGGGCAAGGTATAGGGCGAATAGCATGCCGTCCGGTCGGAGCCGATTACGAAGCTTCCAGACCACGATCAGCGACAGCATATTCCAGATTATTTCGTAGGCAATGACCGGCTGAACTGACACACCGATTCCGTTGGCGCAACGTGCCGCGTCTGAGGCTGGGTTCGTCCACATGAATCCCAGGGCAAAATCCCAGGCCTTGGCGCAATGTTCCCCGTTCACGATGTCGCCGAGTCGGCCAATCGTCTGGACCAACAGCAATGCTGGCGCGGTCAGATCGGCTATTACCCCCACGGGGTGCTTCCTCCAGGCTGCGTAGGCCACTCCGGCGATGAACCCGCCGAGGATTCCTCCCCAGAGCCCAATTCCACCGCTCCAGATCGCCAGTATCTGTCCAGGGGAGTTCTGATAGAAGTCCCAGTGGTCGATTACGTGGACTGCCCTGGCCCCCAGAATTCCGCCGATTATTGCCCAGATAGCGATGGAGTAGATGTCGTCAGGATGGATGCCACGCGCGGGCGCCCACCTGCCCACGAGGAACACCGCGGTCGCCACTGCTATGAAACTGAAGAATCCGTGCCAGCTCAGCACGAACGCAGAGAACGCGACGAGATTTGGGCCAACGACGATATCAACCATGTGGAGTGTCTCCGACTAGAACGGCTAACCCGGCGGGGTGTTTCGGACTGTTGATCCGCGAAATCTCCGTCTTATGAGACCGTCAACTCAGGACGCAATCGGGGCACATGGGCCGTACACTTGAAGGAATCCGTGTCACAGCCTGTGTCGAAAGGGCTTCCATGAGAGAGCAACTCGAAGATTTCCTTCACTACATGACAGTTGAACGAGGTGTTTCGAACAATACGATCGCCGCTTACCGAAACGATCTGGTGCAGTTGACTGAGTACCTCGACGCTCAGTATTCAGGCCGTTTCCGCCCATTCACATGGGCTGACATCTCGGAACAGACGATCTCAGACTATGTACTTCATTTGCACGAGTTAGGATATTCGGAAACTACGAGAGCGCGCAAGATTGCATCACTAAAGTCGATGTTCGGGTTCCTGGTCATGGAACAGGTCCTGGAGAACAACCCGACGGCAAATGTGGGCACTCCCAAGGTTGGTCGTTCACTTCCCGACCCCCTGACATTCGACGAGATTGAGAGGCTGCTCTCGGTTCCAGCATCCCTGGATTCACCTGAGGGGCTGCGAGACCTGGCAATGCTGGACCTGCTGTACGCGACCGGCATGAGAGTCAGCGAGCTGACTGCTCTCGACCTCGCGGACATCGATCTTACAGACGGATCGGTGCGATGCCAGGGTAAGGGAGGCAAGGAGCGAATCATTCCTGTTCATCCTGATGCGGTAGGTCTGGTGGATCTCTACATTCAAGACTCCCGGCCGGCGCTGGCCGGCGAGAGGGAGCCGGCGGCGCTGTTCCTGAACAGGAGAGGCAACAGGTTAACCAGGCAGGGTTTCTGGCTCATCCTGAAGAAGTACACAGCGGAAGCCAGACTGGAAGGACGTGTTACTCCGCATACTCTAAGGCACAGCTTCGCCACTCATCTCCTTAGAGGTGGGGCGCCACTGCGCCACGTGCAGGAACTGCTTGGACACGCGAGCATCACGACAACGCAGATCTACACCTACCTGACCAGTGAGCATGTCCGCTCCGAGTATGACACAGCCCATCCGAGGGCGTGAATTTTACAAGTCGCCGCTAGACCGCTATCCTCAAAGGGAGTCATTCCCCAACAGGAGCGAATCCAAATGCCAAGCAAGGGCAGGAGCAAGCGCGCAGCAACGCGCCAGGCCCAACTCAGCGGTAGACGTCGACGGCGAACAGGCAGGGCACGAGTAGAGGCTACCGAGCAGCCGCAGGTTCAGGAAGTGCGCAGGCAGGCACGCCCCTCCCCTGCGACGGCTACGGCTTCTGCGCTGGAAACTCCCTCGACAGCCCGGGCCCAGGAGACCACACCCGCTGTGGCAACTCAGGCACGCAGAAGGTCGTCCCGGGCCCGCGCTCCGATGGAGCCGCTGCAGATGTATCCGTACCTGGGCTCTGAGCTGCGAAGAATTGGTGCCCTGACGGGCCTAATGGCGATTGCTCTCGCCGTACTCACCTTTGTTCTCGGATGAGACGAATTTAGCGTTCCCGACAACTTGGTTACCCTGCCGGCCGGGACGTATCCCGTGCAGCTCGGTGGGAACTGATTTCGGTTCGGCCACATGATAGAAGCCCACAGAGACGCCACTGGCAGCGTGGCAGTGGCTGAGACTCCAGTCTTTACCCAACGACTTCGCGCCCTTCCCCCAGAGCCCGGCGTCTATCTGATGCGCGACGCCTCCGGGGAGATCATCTACGTTGGAAAG
This region of Dehalococcoidia bacterium genomic DNA includes:
- the recJ gene encoding single-stranded-DNA-specific exonuclease RecJ, translating into MKPNWAILPTVPASVVREIGLPQAHCQLLYNRGLTTGASVQEFLSPDTSHSHDPWLMPDMDAAVSRLITAAEQGETIGVFGDFDIDGISGTAVMSTALRDLGADVVSYIPDRVAEGHGLGLEAVQSLASRGVTLLVTVDCGSTSESEIEEASDLGVDTIVTDHHLLLDQPPYPVVAMVNPRRPDSEYPFEHLTGAGTAYKVAQALYRYRDRQEPPELLALTALGTVGDVGPLQGENRYIVAEGLRRMNASPSVGLEALTAVSGIGGQNLDTGSLSFQIIPRLNAPGRLADPGISLSLLTTTDLAQARSMASQIDRLNAVRRTATEKGVKQAEGQILERWGDEIPGIVMVGRRDWSDGIVGLIASRIAETYTRPVIAVAVGDQLSRASARSIDGFNLMEVIEPAGHLMTQFGGHEQAAGFTIPNENLSELAQQLESVQVSQGIQSGKPRIEIDMVCDPSALERDMFEFTEKLAPFGKDNPRPKFAASGLRVVDSRSVGSGKHLKLRVADDKRTWDAIAFRMGDRIAEAPTGSSIDIVYEMETNVWNGRTSLQLVVEDFEPTQQPRLI
- the fabF gene encoding beta-ketoacyl-ACP synthase II; this encodes MHANRVVVTGVGVVSPLGLDAGSTWKNLLAGKSGVDQITAFDTEGHGTTIAAEVKDFDPDSIVGRKQARRMDRFVQLGAAAALEAVDAAEISVTPDNQTRVSVMMASGIGGLITLESQIGVLGNRGPNRISPFLVPMMLPDMASGQISMILGAKGPNYSTVSACSSAADTIGQAFEALRRGDADVAVAGGSEAAVCPIGVAGFNACHALSKRNDEPERASRPFDAERDGFVMGEGGAALVLETLEHAVARGAEPIAELSGYGSTADAHHITQPAPEGEGAARAMRNALNQAKVQPDEIGYINAHGTSTPLNDKYETMAVKAVFGEEAYNIPISSTKSMTGHLLGASGALEAAVTVFALSKWAIPPTINLESPDPDCDLDYTPHMPRRGRIRSAMSNSFGFGGHNASLVFQEFAS
- the xerD gene encoding site-specific tyrosine recombinase XerD; the protein is MREQLEDFLHYMTVERGVSNNTIAAYRNDLVQLTEYLDAQYSGRFRPFTWADISEQTISDYVLHLHELGYSETTRARKIASLKSMFGFLVMEQVLENNPTANVGTPKVGRSLPDPLTFDEIERLLSVPASLDSPEGLRDLAMLDLLYATGMRVSELTALDLADIDLTDGSVRCQGKGGKERIIPVHPDAVGLVDLYIQDSRPALAGEREPAALFLNRRGNRLTRQGFWLILKKYTAEARLEGRVTPHTLRHSFATHLLRGGAPLRHVQELLGHASITTTQIYTYLTSEHVRSEYDTAHPRA
- a CDS encoding prolipoprotein diacylglyceryl transferase, which codes for MVDIVVGPNLVAFSAFVLSWHGFFSFIAVATAVFLVGRWAPARGIHPDDIYSIAIWAIIGGILGARAVHVIDHWDFYQNSPGQILAIWSGGIGLWGGILGGFIAGVAYAAWRKHPVGVIADLTAPALLLVQTIGRLGDIVNGEHCAKAWDFALGFMWTNPASDAARCANGIGVSVQPVIAYEIIWNMLSLIVVWKLRNRLRPDGMLFALYLALYSIGRFGITFLREDRIWAFGMQEAHYIALLVLAITVPLLLIKARPVPAGEVAVEPEDVQPRDSRTRAQRRRQDRR